A DNA window from Solanum lycopersicum chromosome 3, SLM_r2.1 contains the following coding sequences:
- the LOC101260919 gene encoding uncharacterized protein At3g17950, with the protein MLDPATDLVPPPSSPTISSFSSSDLDTESTGSFFHDRSITLGTLMGVTFQAITFRAPSMTQNRQSIVESPAGAGITSQKNRKSKKSRVAAVEEEERRHCRRRRWWRLCRDECDSKPASLGEYLEVERRLGDGAFDGGAAAELEGVVIDAQPTNGRTLFADGRVLPPVEVEEESSSAGALGLCRFSVASLSGICSRGAGCVG; encoded by the exons ATGTTGGATCCGGCGACTGATTTGGTACCGCCACCTTCTTCTCCTACAATTTCATCGTTTTCTTCGTCTGATCTCGACACTGAG TCTACAGGTTCATTTTTCCATGATCGGAGTATAACATTAGGGACACTCATGGGAGTTACGTTCCAGGCGATCACGTTCAGAGCTCCGTCGATGACTCAGAACCGTCAGTCGATCGTTGAGAGCCCAGCCGGCGCGGGGATTACTTCTCAGAAGAACAGGAAATCGAAGAAGAGTAGAGTAGCGGCGGTGGAAGAGGAGGAACGACGGCATTGCCGAAGGCGGAGGTGGTGGAGGCTTTGTAGAGATGAGTGTGATTCCAAACCTGCGTCACTAGGAGAGTATTTAGAAGTTGAACGGAGGTTGGGAGACGGAGCATTTGACGGCGGTGCAGCGGCGGAACTTGAAGGTGTTGTTATCGATGCTCAGCCAACAAACGGAAGGACGTTATTCGCCGACGGCAGAGTTCTGCCGCCGGTGGAAGTTGAGGAAGAGTCATCGTCGGCGGGAGCCCTAGGGTTGTGTAGATTCTCGGTGGCGTCACTTTCGGGAATCTGTAGCCGTGGTGCTGGCTGTGTTGGATAA